In Iodobacter fluviatilis, one DNA window encodes the following:
- the trpD gene encoding anthranilate phosphoribosyltransferase yields MITIQAALNRLIDNNELFYDEMLYLMRQIMTGEMSPVQTAALLIGLRTKVESVSEIAASATVMRELSTKVKVEDRSHLIDTCGTGGDGAHTFNISTCAAFVVAAAGAKVAKHGGRSVSSSSGSADVLEAFGINLNLSAEQVGRSIDECGLGFMFAPNHHSAMKYVAPIRRELGVRTIFNILGPLTNPAGAENQLMGVFHPDLVGIQVRVLKQLGSKHVLIVHGKDGMDEISISGPTLIAELKDGQINEFEFDPRDYGFELADIKTLHANDAQQSKHMIEQVLANQASPCRDIVQLNAGAAIYAAGKAESLAAGIKRAGQALADGSARARLDALVQFTQSI; encoded by the coding sequence ATGATTACCATTCAAGCCGCACTTAATCGCCTGATCGATAACAACGAATTGTTTTATGACGAAATGCTATATCTCATGCGGCAAATCATGACAGGTGAAATGTCCCCTGTTCAGACCGCGGCCCTCTTGATTGGCTTACGCACCAAAGTTGAAAGCGTGTCTGAAATTGCCGCATCGGCCACGGTGATGCGTGAGTTGTCCACCAAAGTGAAGGTAGAAGACCGCAGCCATCTGATTGATACTTGCGGCACAGGGGGCGATGGTGCTCACACCTTTAATATCTCAACTTGCGCCGCTTTTGTCGTTGCCGCCGCTGGCGCTAAAGTTGCCAAACATGGTGGCCGGTCTGTTTCATCTAGCTCCGGTTCAGCGGATGTGCTGGAAGCCTTTGGTATCAACTTAAACCTCAGCGCAGAGCAGGTGGGCCGCTCTATTGATGAGTGTGGCCTAGGCTTTATGTTCGCCCCCAATCATCACAGTGCCATGAAATATGTTGCGCCTATCCGCCGTGAGCTGGGCGTGCGTACTATTTTTAATATTCTGGGCCCGCTAACCAATCCGGCAGGCGCAGAAAACCAGCTAATGGGTGTTTTCCACCCTGATTTAGTCGGGATTCAAGTACGCGTACTCAAACAGCTGGGCAGCAAGCATGTACTGATCGTGCATGGCAAAGATGGCATGGATGAGATCTCCATTTCAGGCCCTACCCTAATCGCCGAGCTGAAAGATGGCCAAATTAATGAGTTTGAATTTGATCCGCGTGATTATGGCTTTGAGCTGGCTGATATCAAAACACTGCACGCAAATGATGCACAGCAATCCAAACACATGATTGAGCAGGTTCTGGCCAATCAGGCCAGCCCATGCCGCGATATTGTGCAGCTAAACGCCGGAGCTGCGATTTACGCTGCGGGCAAAGCCGAATCACTGGCGGCAGGGATTAAGCGGGCTGGCCAGGCACTGGCAGATGGCAGCGCCCGAGCCAGGCTGGATGCGCTGGTGCAATTCACTCAAAGTATTTAA
- the trpC gene encoding indole-3-glycerol phosphate synthase TrpC — protein sequence MSDILKKIWATKYEEVAAASKLIPLHEIRAQAEGNTDLRDFTESLRSKNALGHPGIIAEIKKASPSKGVIRADFQPAVHAQDYAAHGAACLSVLTDVPYFQGHLDYLKAARSACNLPVLRKDFMVDEYQIFEARASSADCILLIAAELSLSQLQDFEAITHSLGMAALVEVHNEAELELALQLKTPLLGINNRDLRSFEVSLQNTLKLLPMITSDRIVITESGIVTPDDVVLMQQNDVNNFLVGETFMRAESPGSCIDATFGPAYKGFVRA from the coding sequence ATGTCTGACATCTTAAAAAAAATCTGGGCCACCAAATACGAAGAAGTAGCTGCGGCCAGCAAATTGATTCCATTGCATGAAATTCGTGCTCAAGCCGAAGGTAATACAGACTTACGTGACTTTACGGAATCATTGCGCAGTAAAAATGCACTTGGCCATCCAGGCATTATTGCGGAGATCAAAAAAGCCAGCCCGTCCAAAGGTGTGATTCGCGCTGATTTTCAACCGGCTGTGCATGCACAGGATTACGCCGCACATGGTGCCGCCTGCCTATCGGTTCTCACCGATGTACCTTACTTTCAAGGGCACCTTGATTACCTGAAAGCGGCCAGATCCGCATGCAATCTGCCTGTTCTGCGTAAAGATTTTATGGTGGATGAATATCAAATTTTTGAAGCCCGCGCCTCTAGTGCGGATTGCATCCTGCTCATTGCCGCAGAGTTAAGCTTAAGTCAATTGCAAGACTTTGAAGCGATCACGCACAGCTTGGGCATGGCGGCCTTAGTAGAAGTACATAACGAGGCTGAATTAGAGCTGGCATTACAGCTTAAGACGCCATTACTGGGAATTAACAATCGCGATTTACGCAGCTTTGAGGTTTCGCTACAAAACACTCTGAAACTGCTTCCAATGATTACAAGCGATCGTATCGTGATCACAGAAAGCGGGATTGTCACCCCAGATGATGTTGTTCTGATGCAACAAAATGACGTTAACAACTTTCTGGTCGGTGAAACCTTTATGCGGGCGGAATCTCCCGGAAGCTGCATAGATGCTACGTTTGGCCCAGCTTACAAAGGGTTTGTACGGGCTTAA